CAAAGTAGCTGGGCATACCATACAAATCACCAGCCGCAGCAAGTCCTTGCGAGCCGATCCAACCTTGGAGTCCGAATTGCCACCGCAGGTTGGCGGACTGGAATGCGTCATTCTCATCGACGGCCGCTTTGCCGCTACCTACCGTTTTCGAGACGAACCGCGGCACGGCGGCGTATCGTTCATTCGTCACTTGCAGCCCCGCCATCAATTTGAACGAATGCTGCTTGTTTCGGGCGACCGAGCGAGTGAAGTCAACTATTTGGCGGAAAAGGTCGGGATCAAATGGGTCTATGCTGAACAAAGCCCGGAACAAAAAGTGGAAATCGTGCGGCGCGAATCTCAACGGGCCAAAACGTTGTTTTTAGGCGATGGCATCAACGACGCGCCGGCGCTCTTGGCAGCGACCGTGGGATTGGCCTTTGGAACCAATAGCGATGTCACCAGCGAAGCCAGCGGCGCAATCGTGATGGATTCGTCGCTAGAGCGCGTCGATGAATTTTTGCACATCGGCCGGCGAATGCGACGGATTGCGCTGCAAAGCGCCATTGGCGGCATGGCGGCCAGCATGATCGGAATGCTGATTGCCGCACTCGGCTACTTGCCGCCCGTTGCCGGTGCGATTTCCCAGGAAATCATCGACATCGTCGCGGTCATGAACTCGGTGCGTGCCGCATGGCCGCCGAGAAACTTGACCGATTTTTGACTTCACAACATTCGCGCGCTGGTCAACGCTGGAAGGGTGCATGTTGACAGATGGCGGAATAGGCCGTCCCTGCCAAGTCCTCATTTCTCTGTGCCGCCGGTTCGAGGTTGCAGGCATTTGTGAACGCAGCGCTATCTATGAAAATGACGCTATCGTCATTCGACTCGATGCATACCAGAAGCTGACCGCCAGCGACGGCAAACGAAATCGTCCCGACGCTAGCCGGAGCTATTGCACGCTTCACGCTTCGCCACGAAGATATGATCGAGTGGACGTTACAATCTTTGTAGAAATCAGTCGCGATTGGTGCGGCCTCACGGCGGAACGTGAGGAGCATTAAGTTGGGCGACCACACGATGAAATGGACGAAATGTTCGACCTCAAAAATCTTCTTGAAGCAGACAATCCGGCTGTTTACCAAGTGATCACGAAAGCGGCCGGGCCGGCCGGTGCATTGCCGCTGACGGACGACATGCTGCGCCACTGGGCCAGCGGCGACTTGTTTGGTCTGTCGCAGAACGCCGGCATGGGATGGCCGCCACGCGAAATGCTGGGGCCGCAGTTTTTGCTGCTTAGCACGCAAGGCGGGATTCGCGCAGAGGATGGAACGCCTATTGCGCTCGGGTTTCACACCGGCCATTGGGAGGTCGGCCTGCTTGTACAGGCCGCGGCGCGGGAAATCAAGTCGGCTGGCGGCGTGCCGTTTGCGGCATATGTTTCCGACCCGTGCGACGGTCGCACACAAGGCACGATCGGCATGTTCGACAGCTTGCCCTATCGCAACGATGCGGCCACCCTGTTTCGCCGCTTGATTCGCTCGCTGCCGCAGCGCCGCGGCGTGGTGGGCGTGGCGACCTGCGACAAAGGTTTGCCTGCGATGATGATGGCGCTGGCCGCGATGCGCGACTTGCCCGTGGTGCTGGTTCCCGGCGGCGTGACATTGCCGCCGCAAGTGGGCGAAGATGCGGGAAAGATTCAATCGATTGGGGCGCGGTATTCGCACGGTGAATTGTCGCTCGAGGAAGCAGCGGAACTCGGCTGCCACGCATGCGCTTCGCCCGGCGGCGGCTGCCAATTTCTGGGCACCGCGGCGACGTCGCAGGTGGTCGGCGAAGCGCTCGGCTTGTCGCTGCCCCACTCGGCATTGGCGCCCAGCGGCCAGCCGATTTGGATCGACATGGCTCGACGCAGCGCGCGGGCTTTGATGGAAATGGAGAAGCGCGGGCTTAAGTCGCGCGATATTCTCACGGACGCCGCCATACGAAACGCGATGGTCGTTCACGCGGCCTTTGGCGGTTCGACCAATTTGCTGTTGCACGTGCCAGCGATCGCCCATGCCGCCGGCTTGCGGCGGCCGACGGTGGAAGATTGGACCGAAGTGAACCACCAGACGCCGCGGTTGGTCGATGCGCTGCCGAACGGCCCTGTCGGCCATCCGACCGTGCGCGTCTTTCTCGCCGGCGGTGTTCCCGAAGTGATGCTTCACCTGCGCGAAGCCGGCCAACTCGATTTGAAGGTACTCACTGCCGCGGGCGAACCGCTCGACAAGCTGCTCGATTGGTGGCAGAAGTCGGAGCGCCGCAAGCGGTTGCGCGATGTGCTGGCCGAACAAGACGGCGTCGATCCGGACGATGTCATCATGCCTCCGGCTCGCGCCAGCGAGCGCGGCCTGACAAGTACGGTTTGCTTCCCGCGCGGCAATCTCGCGCCGGAAGGGGCCGTCATCAAGAGCACGGCCATCGATCCGGCCGTGCTCGATGCGGACGGCGTGTAC
This sequence is a window from Pirellulales bacterium. Protein-coding genes within it:
- a CDS encoding YjhG/YagF family D-xylonate dehydratase, which gives rise to MFDLKNLLEADNPAVYQVITKAAGPAGALPLTDDMLRHWASGDLFGLSQNAGMGWPPREMLGPQFLLLSTQGGIRAEDGTPIALGFHTGHWEVGLLVQAAAREIKSAGGVPFAAYVSDPCDGRTQGTIGMFDSLPYRNDAATLFRRLIRSLPQRRGVVGVATCDKGLPAMMMALAAMRDLPVVLVPGGVTLPPQVGEDAGKIQSIGARYSHGELSLEEAAELGCHACASPGGGCQFLGTAATSQVVGEALGLSLPHSALAPSGQPIWIDMARRSARALMEMEKRGLKSRDILTDAAIRNAMVVHAAFGGSTNLLLHVPAIAHAAGLRRPTVEDWTEVNHQTPRLVDALPNGPVGHPTVRVFLAGGVPEVMLHLREAGQLDLKVLTAAGEPLDKLLDWWQKSERRKRLRDVLAEQDGVDPDDVIMPPARASERGLTSTVCFPRGNLAPEGAVIKSTAIDPAVLDADGVYRKTGPAKVFYSERAAVAAIKGQGERQIQPGDVLVLCGRGPMGSGMEEIAQITIALKHLPWGREVAVLTDARFSGVSTGACIGHVSPEALAGGPIGKLHDGDRICIEIDVRNLTGSIDFVASANDPQRSQTREAATDELTRRSTPSQLAPDPRLPDDTRLWGALQRASGGTWGGCVFDVERIIAALENG